A window from Populus trichocarpa isolate Nisqually-1 chromosome 3, P.trichocarpa_v4.1, whole genome shotgun sequence encodes these proteins:
- the LOC18096744 gene encoding 3-epi-6-deoxocathasterone 23-monooxygenase CYP90D1 isoform X1: MDSLLWILLAIFLSCSSTIIFLYRNSSWFSNRIMTMVMMMIKSSSMYEKTLLPLGALGWPFIGETIDFVSCAYSDRPESFMDKRRRMYGKVFKSHIFGSPTIVSTDAEVSKFILQSDARLFVPSYPKSLTELMGKSSILLINGSLQRRIHGLIGAFFKSPHLKAQITRDMQSYVQESMEKWREDHPIFIQDETKNIAFQVLVKALISLDPGEEMELLKKQFQEFIAGLMSLPLKNIPGSQLYRSLQAKKKMVKLVQKIIKSKRDHGMISMVPKDLVQVLLNDASEQLTDDLIADNMIDMMIPGEDSVPVLMTLAVKYLSDCPPALHQLTEENMKLKSLKAQHGEPMCWSDYLSLPFTQTVITETLRMGNIIIGVMRKAMKDIEIKGYLIPKGWCAFAYFRSVHLDENNYEWPYQFNPWRWQDKDMSNSSFTPFGGGQRLCPGLDLARLEASIFLHHFVTQFRWVAEDDTIVNFPTVRMKRRMPIWVKRRGEN, translated from the exons ATGGACagtttattgtggattttgttAGCAATCTTCTTGTCCTGCAGTAGTACCATAATATTTCTGTACAGGAACAGCAGCTGGTTTAGTAATAGAATTATgacgatggtgatgatgatgatcaaaTCATCATCAATGTACGAAAAAACCTTACTTCCTTTAGGCGCTCTTGGATGGCCCTTTATCGGCGAAACCATCGACTTCGTTTCCTGTGCTTACTCAGACCGCCCTGAAAGCTTCATGGATAAACGTCGTCGCAT GTACGGGAAGGTGTTCAAGTCACATATATTTGGAAGTCCTACAATAGTATCAACAGATGCAGAAGTGAGCAAATTTATACTACAAAGTGATGCAAGGTTGTTCGTTCCTTCTTACCCGAAATCTCTCACTGAGTTGATGGGAAAATCTTCAATTTTGCTCATCAATGGGAGCTTACAAAGGAGAATTCATGGACTCATAGGTGCCTTCTTCAAGTCACCTCATCTCAAAGCTCAAATCACTCGAGACATGCAAAGTTATGTTCAAGAATCAATGGAGAAATGGAGAGAAGACCACCCCATTTTCATACAAGATGAAACCAAGAAT ATAGCCTTTCAAGTGTTGGTCAAGGCATTGATTAGTTTGGATCCTGGTGAAGAAATGGAGTTGCTAAAAAAACAGTTCCAAGAATTCATTGCAGGGCTCATGTCTttacctttaaaaaacattccTGGAAGCCAACTTTATCGATCATTACAG gcaaagaaaaaaatggtgaagTTAGtgcaaaaaattatcaaatctaAGAGAGATCATGGGATGATTTCAATGGTACCAAAAGATTTAGTGCAAGTGTTGCTTAACGATGCAAGCGAACAACTAACAGATGATTTGATAGCTGATAATATGATCGACATGATGATACCTGGCGAAGATTCAGTCCCAGTCCTTATGACTCTTGCTGTTAAATACCTTTCAGACTGCCCTCCTGCGCTACACCAATTGACG GAGGAgaacatgaaattgaaaagtctCAAAGCTCAGCATGGGGAGCCGATGTGCTGGAGTGATTATTTATCTCTACCCTTTACACAAACA GTGATTACAGAAACCCTAAGAATGGGGAACATTATAATTGGGGTGATGAGAAAGGCGATGAAGGACATAGAGATTAAAGGGTATTTGATACCCAAAGGATGGTGTGCTTTTGCATACTTCAGATCAGTTCATCTTGATGAAAACAACTATGAGTGGCCTTACCAGTTCAATCCATGGAGGTGGCAA GACAAGGATATGAGCAATAGTAGCTTCACTCCATTTGGAGGAGGACAAAGATTATGTCCTGGACTTGACTTGGCCAGGCTGGAagcttcaattttcttgcaccACTTTGTCACCCAGTTTAG ATGGGTGGCTGAGGACGATACTATTGTAAATTTCCCTACTGTGAGGATGAAGAGAAGAATGCCGATTTGGGTCAAAAGGAGAGGAGAAAATTAA
- the LOC18096744 gene encoding 3-epi-6-deoxocathasterone 23-monooxygenase CYP90D1 isoform X2, translated as MDSLLWILLAIFLSCSSTIIFLYRNSSWFSNRIMTMVMMMIKSSSMYEKTLLPLGALGWPFIGETIDFVSCAYSDRPESFMDKRRRMYGKVFKSHIFGSPTIVSTDAEVSKFILQSDARLFVPSYPKSLTELMGKSSILLINGSLQRRIHGLIGAFFKSPHLKAQITRDMQSYVQESMEKWREDHPIFIQDETKNAKKKMVKLVQKIIKSKRDHGMISMVPKDLVQVLLNDASEQLTDDLIADNMIDMMIPGEDSVPVLMTLAVKYLSDCPPALHQLTEENMKLKSLKAQHGEPMCWSDYLSLPFTQTVITETLRMGNIIIGVMRKAMKDIEIKGYLIPKGWCAFAYFRSVHLDENNYEWPYQFNPWRWQDKDMSNSSFTPFGGGQRLCPGLDLARLEASIFLHHFVTQFRWVAEDDTIVNFPTVRMKRRMPIWVKRRGEN; from the exons ATGGACagtttattgtggattttgttAGCAATCTTCTTGTCCTGCAGTAGTACCATAATATTTCTGTACAGGAACAGCAGCTGGTTTAGTAATAGAATTATgacgatggtgatgatgatgatcaaaTCATCATCAATGTACGAAAAAACCTTACTTCCTTTAGGCGCTCTTGGATGGCCCTTTATCGGCGAAACCATCGACTTCGTTTCCTGTGCTTACTCAGACCGCCCTGAAAGCTTCATGGATAAACGTCGTCGCAT GTACGGGAAGGTGTTCAAGTCACATATATTTGGAAGTCCTACAATAGTATCAACAGATGCAGAAGTGAGCAAATTTATACTACAAAGTGATGCAAGGTTGTTCGTTCCTTCTTACCCGAAATCTCTCACTGAGTTGATGGGAAAATCTTCAATTTTGCTCATCAATGGGAGCTTACAAAGGAGAATTCATGGACTCATAGGTGCCTTCTTCAAGTCACCTCATCTCAAAGCTCAAATCACTCGAGACATGCAAAGTTATGTTCAAGAATCAATGGAGAAATGGAGAGAAGACCACCCCATTTTCATACAAGATGAAACCAAGAAT gcaaagaaaaaaatggtgaagTTAGtgcaaaaaattatcaaatctaAGAGAGATCATGGGATGATTTCAATGGTACCAAAAGATTTAGTGCAAGTGTTGCTTAACGATGCAAGCGAACAACTAACAGATGATTTGATAGCTGATAATATGATCGACATGATGATACCTGGCGAAGATTCAGTCCCAGTCCTTATGACTCTTGCTGTTAAATACCTTTCAGACTGCCCTCCTGCGCTACACCAATTGACG GAGGAgaacatgaaattgaaaagtctCAAAGCTCAGCATGGGGAGCCGATGTGCTGGAGTGATTATTTATCTCTACCCTTTACACAAACA GTGATTACAGAAACCCTAAGAATGGGGAACATTATAATTGGGGTGATGAGAAAGGCGATGAAGGACATAGAGATTAAAGGGTATTTGATACCCAAAGGATGGTGTGCTTTTGCATACTTCAGATCAGTTCATCTTGATGAAAACAACTATGAGTGGCCTTACCAGTTCAATCCATGGAGGTGGCAA GACAAGGATATGAGCAATAGTAGCTTCACTCCATTTGGAGGAGGACAAAGATTATGTCCTGGACTTGACTTGGCCAGGCTGGAagcttcaattttcttgcaccACTTTGTCACCCAGTTTAG ATGGGTGGCTGAGGACGATACTATTGTAAATTTCCCTACTGTGAGGATGAAGAGAAGAATGCCGATTTGGGTCAAAAGGAGAGGAGAAAATTAA